One window of Aricia agestis chromosome 20, ilAriAges1.1, whole genome shotgun sequence genomic DNA carries:
- the LOC121737340 gene encoding coiled-coil domain-containing protein 112-like, whose amino-acid sequence MFTEIKNLYEEIRFLTDETNKGKSSDIDEIRKNILLLETKIKELKKFMQSELETLGKEELSLNDQQKQINNRKVKSATITIPNKIIAPSPVKVLIQSPFKCLEVQQFQEFMKHNKRFGGWNQYDHNQFIQIWNAYYTSDLNISQGIDINNSEMCDHLIQDLMTKIIGTNREDIISHIQWYTQYLKLYTCQKKAVQKWKENRNKIKKYNKGNNRNERRVKSRYDVEANPQRSTSISSDDSLFWDVPASSEKSSEDIGDKDKIQTIAPYKSRLMEPTKQWLYRCNNENDARAACNIETVKKLSIPAWRIGLQN is encoded by the exons ATGTTtacagaaattaaaaatttatatgaGGAGATAAGATTTCTTACTGATGAAacaaataaaggcaaatcgtcgg ATATTGATGAAATACGAAAGAATATTCTCTTATTGGAAACGAAAATCAAGGAGCTCAAAAAATTTATGCAATCTGAATTAGAAACTCTGGGTAAAGAAGAATTATCATTGAAT gatCAACAAAAACAAATCAATAATAGAAAAGTGAAGTCAGCAACAATAACAAttccaaataaaattattgcacCGAGTCCTGTGAAGGTCCTTATCCAATCTCCATTTAAATGTTTG GAAGTCCAACAGTTTCAAGAATTTATGAAACATAATAAAAGATTCGGAGGGTGGAATCAATACGATCATAATCAGTTTATTCAAATTTGGAATGCCTATTACACCAGCGATCTAAACATTTCGCAAGGAATTGATATCAATAATTCTGAAATGTGTGATCATCTTATTCAAGACCTAATGACAAAAATAATAG gtaCTAATCGAGAAGACATAATTTCGCACATTCAGTGGTACACACAGTATTTAAAATTGTATACGTGCCAGAAGAAAGCTGTTCAAAAGTGGaaagaaaatagaaataagATCAAAAAGTATAACAAAGGAAAT AATCGAAACGAAAGGAGAGTAAAATCGAGGTATGATGTGGAAGCTAACCCtcaacgatctacatcaataaGCA GtgatgattctttattttgGGATGTTCCCGCAAGTAGTGAAAAGAG TTCCGAAGACATTGGAGACAAGGATAAAATACAAACGATAGCGCCTTACAAGTCGAGACTAATGGAACCTACAAAGCAATGGCTGTATAGATGTAACAATGAAAATGACGCTAGAGCTGCTTGCAACATTGAAAccgtaaaaaaatt GAGTATTCCCGCGTGGCGTATTGGACTGCAAAATTAA